Proteins co-encoded in one Paraburkholderia edwinii genomic window:
- a CDS encoding efflux RND transporter periplasmic adaptor subunit has product MRVKRVTIRWASFSLLPAAALAVLLAACGPKQSAPPPQDPEVGIVTVQPTPVPVITELPGRTSAYLVAQVRARVDGIVLRREFVEGSEVKAGQRLYKIDPAPYIAALNNAKAALAKAQANLATTTAQANRYKVLVAANAVSKQDYDNAVASEGQAAADVAAGKASVDTAQINLGYTDVVSPVTGRVGISQVTPGAYVQASQATLMSTVQQLDPMYVDLTQSSLQGLKLRRDIQSGRLKTTGPNAAKVTLLLEDGRPYGETGKLQFTDVTVDQTTGSVTIRAIFDNKDRVLLPGMFVRARIQEGVNDAALLVPQVGVTHDQKGQATALVVGKDDKVELRTLVTSGLYGSNWVVEDGLQPGDRVIVQGVDKVHPGNKVRTVAAQLPATPASGAAAQAASGASAASGA; this is encoded by the coding sequence ATGCGCGTCAAACGGGTAACTATCCGCTGGGCTTCGTTCAGCCTGCTTCCTGCCGCGGCGCTTGCCGTGCTGCTGGCGGCCTGCGGACCAAAACAATCAGCTCCTCCGCCGCAAGACCCCGAAGTCGGCATCGTCACCGTCCAGCCGACGCCGGTGCCCGTGATCACCGAACTGCCGGGCCGCACGAGCGCGTACCTCGTCGCGCAGGTGCGCGCGCGGGTCGACGGCATCGTGCTGCGGCGCGAGTTCGTCGAAGGCAGCGAAGTCAAGGCCGGTCAACGGCTGTACAAGATCGATCCGGCGCCGTACATCGCGGCGCTGAACAATGCGAAAGCCGCGCTCGCGAAAGCGCAGGCGAATCTCGCCACGACCACGGCGCAGGCCAACCGCTACAAGGTGCTGGTCGCCGCGAACGCGGTCAGCAAGCAGGACTACGACAACGCGGTCGCCTCGGAAGGCCAGGCGGCGGCGGACGTCGCCGCGGGCAAGGCGTCGGTCGATACCGCGCAGATCAACCTCGGCTATACGGACGTCGTGTCGCCGGTCACGGGTCGCGTCGGCATCTCGCAGGTCACGCCGGGCGCCTACGTGCAGGCAAGCCAGGCCACGCTGATGTCGACCGTCCAGCAGCTCGACCCGATGTACGTCGACCTCACGCAGTCGAGCCTGCAGGGGCTGAAGCTGCGCCGCGACATCCAGTCCGGCCGTCTGAAAACCACCGGTCCGAACGCGGCCAAGGTCACGCTGCTGCTCGAAGACGGCCGGCCGTACGGCGAAACCGGCAAGCTGCAGTTCACCGACGTCACGGTCGACCAGACCACCGGCTCGGTCACCATCCGCGCGATCTTCGACAACAAGGATCGCGTGCTGCTGCCGGGTATGTTCGTGCGCGCGCGCATCCAGGAAGGCGTCAACGACGCTGCGCTGCTCGTGCCGCAAGTCGGCGTCACACACGACCAGAAGGGGCAGGCCACCGCGCTCGTCGTCGGCAAGGACGACAAGGTCGAACTGCGCACGCTCGTCACCTCGGGCCTTTACGGCTCGAACTGGGTCGTCGAAGACGGCTTGCAGCCGGGCGACCGCGTGATCGTGCAGGGCGTCGACAAGGTGCATCCGGGCAACAAGGTCAGGACCGTTGCCGCGCAGCTTCCCGCCACCCCCGCTTCCGGCGCGGCCGCACAAGCCGCATCGGGCGCCTCCGCCGCGTCGGGCGCGTAA
- a CDS encoding TetR family transcriptional regulator produces the protein MVRRTKEEALETRSRILDAAEQVFFEKGVSRTSLSDIAQAAGVTRGAIYWHFENKGDLFTEMFDRVLMPLDELKAASLDPQEPDPLGKLIDILTTVLRNTAVDPRQRRVFDILFLKCEFVEEMGPVMARHQNDMREGMANIEGGLRNAVSKGQLPADLNTTRAASILHSFVSGALRDMLFLPCSVDFGKHAREMVEAVIDMLRYSPTLRVGPGEKPTEPPV, from the coding sequence ATGGTCCGACGAACCAAGGAAGAAGCACTGGAAACACGAAGCCGCATTCTCGATGCGGCCGAACAGGTGTTCTTCGAGAAGGGGGTTTCTCGCACTTCCCTGTCAGATATCGCACAGGCCGCGGGCGTCACGCGCGGCGCGATCTACTGGCATTTCGAAAACAAAGGCGATCTCTTCACCGAGATGTTCGATCGTGTACTGATGCCGCTCGACGAACTGAAGGCGGCGTCGCTCGATCCGCAGGAGCCGGATCCGCTCGGCAAGCTCATCGACATCCTGACCACCGTGTTGCGCAACACCGCGGTCGATCCACGGCAACGCCGCGTGTTCGACATCCTGTTTCTGAAGTGCGAGTTCGTCGAAGAGATGGGGCCGGTCATGGCGCGCCATCAGAACGATATGCGCGAAGGGATGGCGAACATCGAGGGTGGGTTGCGCAATGCGGTGTCGAAGGGTCAGTTGCCGGCGGACCTCAATACGACGCGCGCCGCGTCGATCCTGCATTCGTTCGTGAGCGGCGCACTGCGCGACATGCTGTTCCTGCCGTGCTCGGTCGACTTCGGCAAGCACGCGCGGGAGATGGTCGAGGCCGTGATCGACATGCTGCGATACAGCCCGACGCTGAGAGTCGGCCCCGGTGAAAAGCCGACGGAGCCGCCGGTATGA